From one Nonomuraea polychroma genomic stretch:
- a CDS encoding aromatic ring-hydroxylating oxygenase subunit alpha, whose protein sequence is MTTSSVIPTLPGRYYVDPEIFALEQKNIFESMWFCVVRSSDLGKPGAFKTVQVGTESILVTRSRNGSVRAFYNVCRHRGATIRTEESGEVKRAFQCPYHAWTYDLDGKLIAAPNLTKMADLDRVEYGLVKVHVREWLGYVWVCLADDPPSFEDDVLGAVTERLGALELIDNYDVPSLEVGRRIVYDVQANWKLIIENFMECYHCATIHPELTEVLPEFADGYAAQYFVGHGAEFGEEIQGFTVDGSPGLDRIPGVSEEQDRRYYAITVKPQVFVNLVPDHVIVHRMFPLAVDRTVVECDWLYLPDVVASGKDLDKSVELFHRVNEQDFEACERTQPRMSSRTYAKGGVLVPSEHHIGAFHEWVQNRIG, encoded by the coding sequence GTGACCACGTCAAGCGTGATCCCCACCCTCCCCGGCCGCTACTACGTCGACCCCGAGATCTTCGCCCTCGAGCAGAAGAACATCTTCGAGTCGATGTGGTTCTGCGTGGTGCGCTCGTCCGACCTGGGCAAGCCGGGAGCGTTCAAGACCGTGCAGGTCGGCACCGAGAGCATCCTCGTCACCAGGTCGAGGAACGGGTCGGTGCGCGCGTTCTACAACGTCTGCCGTCATCGCGGCGCCACCATCCGCACGGAGGAGTCCGGCGAGGTCAAGCGGGCCTTCCAGTGCCCGTACCACGCGTGGACCTACGACCTCGACGGCAAGCTCATCGCCGCGCCCAACCTGACCAAGATGGCCGACCTGGACCGGGTCGAGTACGGCCTGGTCAAGGTGCACGTGCGGGAGTGGCTCGGCTACGTGTGGGTCTGCCTGGCCGACGATCCGCCCTCCTTCGAGGACGACGTGCTCGGCGCGGTCACCGAGCGGCTCGGCGCGCTGGAGCTGATCGACAACTACGACGTGCCGAGCCTCGAGGTCGGACGGCGCATCGTGTACGACGTCCAGGCCAACTGGAAGCTCATCATCGAGAACTTCATGGAGTGCTACCACTGCGCCACGATCCACCCCGAGCTGACCGAGGTGCTGCCCGAGTTCGCCGACGGCTACGCGGCGCAATACTTCGTCGGCCACGGCGCCGAGTTCGGCGAGGAGATCCAGGGCTTCACCGTTGACGGCTCCCCCGGGCTCGACCGCATCCCCGGCGTGAGCGAGGAGCAGGACAGGCGCTACTACGCGATCACCGTCAAGCCGCAGGTCTTCGTGAACCTGGTGCCCGACCACGTGATCGTGCACCGGATGTTCCCGCTGGCCGTCGACCGCACGGTGGTCGAGTGCGACTGGCTCTATCTGCCCGACGTGGTGGCGAGCGGCAAGGACTTGGACAAGTCGGTCGAGCTCTTCCACCGCGTCAACGAGCAGGACTTCGAGGCGTGCGAGCGCACCCAGCCGCGCATGAGCTCGCGCACGTACGCCAAGGGCGGCGTCCTGGTGCCGAGCGAGCACCACATCGGCGCCTTC